The Panicum hallii strain FIL2 chromosome 9, PHallii_v3.1, whole genome shotgun sequence genome has a window encoding:
- the LOC112875698 gene encoding type I inositol polyphosphate 5-phosphatase 4-like yields MREESNKKGKLSWSKSLVRKWFNVKSKAQDFHADYDASQGREGHGDERRTSCSEREAGTAKKSRTDGLSKRSIDRIRGGRNDVDAAHLTEVQNYRVFASTWNVGGKSPPRGLNLDDWLHSSPAADIYVLGFQEIVPLNAGNVLGTEDNLPAKKWVSLVRRTLNKNPGSCCYGGYRTPSPVPDPVVELDADFEGSSRRQDSLSFLHRRSFNLSRSLRVEGNHMLSHPRLDRRFSVCDPVSLGGRPSDFDGNLPFMGSPDDHCIEEDTSNGTYLSPLPNGYGASAPMEENNDQPNTSRYCLVASKQMVGIFLTIWVRSEIRNDVRNLKVSCVGRGLMGYLGNKGSISISMSLHHTTFCFICCHLTSGEKEGDELRRNSDVMEILRKTRFPQVRSAGYVKSPETILEHDRIIWLGDLNYRIALSYCSAKALVEMHNWKQLLEKDQLRIERRCGRVFQGWKEGRIYFPPTYKYSFNSDLYSGVRPKEKRRTPAWCDRILWYGNGLMQLSYVRGESRFSDHRPVYSIFMAEVEIVRPRRRNMGYFSSRIEVEELLPYAYNSGEMKFY; encoded by the exons ATGAGGGAAGAGAGCAACAAGAAGGGAAAG CTCTCCTGGTCGAAATCCCTTGTGAGGAAGTGGTTCAACGTCAAGTCTAAGGCGCAGGATTTCCACGCGGATTACGATGCGAGCCAAG GAAGGGAGGGGCATGGTGATGAAAGGAGGACCAGCTGCTCAGAGAGGGAGGCAGGCACAGCCAAGAAAAGCAGAACTG ATGGGTTGTCAAAGCGGAGTATCGACCGAATCCGCGGAGGAAGGAATGATGTCGATGCGGCACACCTGACAGAAGTTCAGAATTACAG AGTCTTTGCCTCCACATGGAATGTAGGTGGTAAATCGCCACCAAGGGGCTTAAATCTTGATGACTGGCTCCATTCTTCACCTGCAGCTGATATCTACGTGTTAGG ATTTCAAGAAATTGTTCCCTTGAATGCTGGAAATGTTCTTGGCACTGAAGATAATCTCCCAGCAAAAAAGTGGGTATCCCTTGTTAGGAGGACATTGAATAAGAATCCTGGGTCGTGCTGTTATGGTGGCTATCGAACGCCATCTCCTGTCCCTGATCCAGTTGTGGAACTGGATGCCGATTTTGAGGGATCGTCGAGAAGGCAGGATAGTCTTTCATTTTTGCATCGTCGATCATTCAACCTTAGCCGGAGTTTAAGAGTTGAAGGGAACCATATGTTATCACACCCTAGGTTGGATCGTAGGTTCAGTGTGTGTGATCCAGTTAGCTTGGGAGGCAGGCCAAGTGACTTTGATGGAAATTTGCCATTCATGGGATCACCAGATGATCATTGTATTGAGGAGGATACAAGCAATGGAACATATCTTTCACCCTTGCCAAATGGCTATGGCGCCTCAGCGCCTATGGAAGAAAATAATGATCAGCCAAATACATCTAG GTATTGTTTGGTTGCCAGCAAGCAGATGGTTGGTATATTTCTTACCATTTGGGTACGCAGCGAAATAAGAAATGATGTGAGAAACCTGAAAGTTTCTTGTGTGGGTAGAGGACTAATGGGTTATCTGGGAAATAAG GGGTCTATATCGATAAGCATGTCTTTGCACCACACAACTTTTTGTTTTATCTGTTGTCACTTGACCTCTGGGGAAAAGGAGGGAGATGAACTGCGAAGGAATTCTGATGTTATGGAAATTCTAAGGAAGACTAGATTTCCTCAGGTCCGCAGTGCTGGTTATGTTAAGTCACCAGAAACAATTCTTGAGCATGA TCGTATCATTTGGCTTGGGGATTTGAATTACCGGATCGCTCTTTCATACTGCTCAGCTAAAGCTCTTGTTGAAATGCATAATTGGAAGCAACTATTGGAGAAAGATCAG CTTCGAATAGAACGGAGATGTGGGCGTGTTTTCCAGGGATGGAAAGAAGGCAGGATCTATTTTCCTCCAACATATAAGTACTCATTCAACTCAGATCTTTATTCTGGTGTGCGTCCCAAAGAAAAGCGGAGAACACCAGCTTG GTGTGACCGCATTTTGTGGTATGGTAATGGCCTCATGCAGTTGTCCTATGTACGCGGAGAATCCCGCTTCTCTGATCACAGGCCCGTGTACAGTATTTTCATGGCTGAGGTTGAAATTGTCCGTCCTAGAAGAAGGAATATGGGCTATTTCAGCTCTAGAATTGAGGTGGAAGAGCTTTTGCCATATGCTTACAACTCTGGAGAAATGAAGTTCTACTAA
- the LOC112874305 gene encoding casein kinase 1-like protein HD16 isoform X1 — translation MPELRSGARRGLRSNKVGNVQAADPVGSPAVPTPRGRVGRFEGAAAGKVNKVAAKGRGRSASKHRGNRLKAIDLQTDLPCKNLPEAVAGEAVIGTAQEDLCLSKAADRAASLRMDGDSADKFAVAEDDTTTTPVPERVQVGNSPEYLTGRKLGKGGFGQVYVGKRVSGGSSRMGPDAYEVALKFEHRSSKGCNYAPPYEWQVYQTLNGCYGIPSVHYKGRQGDYYILVMDMLGSSLWDVWNSVGQAMSPHMVACIAVEAISILEKLHSKGFVHGDVKPENFLLGQPGSPDEKKLFLIDLGLASRWKEAASGKHVQYDQRPDVFRGTTRYASAHAHLGRNGSRRDDLESLAYTLIFLIRGRLPWQGYQGDNKSFLVCKKKMATSPEILCCFCPAPFKHFLEMVTNMKFDEEPNYLKLISLFDGLIEGPASRPIRIDGALKVGQKRGRTPAHLDADEQPKKKIRLGSPATQWISVYNARRPMKQRYHYNVADARLHQHIEKGNQDGLYISSVASSANFWALIMDAGTGFCSQVYELSQVFLHKEWIMEQWEKNYYITAIAGATNGGSLVVMSKGTPYTQQSYKVSESFPYKWINKKWKEGYHVTSMATAGNRWGVVMSRNSGYATQVVELDFLYPSEGIHHRWETGYRITSTAATPDQAAFILSMPKRKPMDETQETLRTSAFPSNHVKEKWVKNLYISSICYGRTVC, via the exons ATGCCAGAGTTGCGAAGTGGTGCTCGGAGAGGTCTGAGGTCAAACAAGGTTGGCAACGTCCAGGCAGCAGATCCAGTTGGGAGTCCGGCAGTGCCAACTCCACGAGGGAGGGTTGGAAGGTTTGAAGGTGCTGCGGCTGGTAAAGTTAACAAGGTAGCTGCCAAGGGAAGAGGGAGGTCAGCTTCAAAACATAGAGGAAATAGGCTCAAGGCTATTGATTTGCAGACTGATCTGCCTTGCAAGAACCTCCCTGAAGCTGTTGCTGGTGAGGCAGTTATCGGCACAGCCCAGGAGGACCTTTGTTTGAGCAAGGCAGCAGACCGGGCTGCCAGCTTAAGAATGGATGGTGATAGTGCGGACAAATTTGCAGTGGCTGAGGATGACACCACAACAACCCCAGTGCCTGAGAGG GTTCAAGTAGGTAATTCCCCAGAATATTTAACTGGTAGAAAGTTAGGCAAAGGTGGCTTTGGCCAGGTCTATGTTGGAAAAAGAGTATCTGGTGGATCTTCTCGTATGGGTCCTGATGCATATGAG GTTGCACTGAAATTTGAGCATCGAAGTAGTAAGGGATGCAACTACGCCCCCCCATATGAGTGGCAGGTTTATCA AACTCTCAATGGTTGTTATGGCATTCCATCAGTCCACTACAAAGGTCGCCAGGGAGACTACTACATTCTC GTAATGGATATGCTTGGTTCTAGCCTCTGGGATGTTTGGAATTCTGTAGGACAGGC GATGTCTCCTCATATGGTTGCTTGTATTGCTGTTGAGGCCATATCAATTCTTGAGAAACTTCACTCAAAAGG CTTTGTACATGGCGATGTGAAACCAGAGAACTTTTTGCTTGGTCAGCCTGGATCACCTGATGAAAAGAAGCTTTTCCTGATTGATCTTGGTTTAG CATCCAGGTGGAAAGAAGCAGCATCTGGTAAGCATGTTCAGTATGATCAGAGGCCAGATGTCTTTAG GGGAACAACTAGATATGCTAGTGCCCATGCCCATTTAGGTCGTAATGGTAGTAGGAGGGATGATCTGGAGTCACTGGCATACACCCTTATTTTTTTGATAAGAGGAAGATTGCCTTGGCAAGGCTACCAG GGAGATAACAAGAGTTTTCTTGTTTGTAAGAAGAAAATGGCCACTTCTCCGGAGATACTGTGTTGCTTCTGTCCAGCTCCTTTCAAACATTTTCTTGAGATGGTCACCAATATGAAATTTGATGAAGAGCCAAATTACCTGAAGCTTATTTCTCTTTTTGATGGTTTGATAGAAGGGCCTGCTTCAAGGCCCATCAGAATTGATGGAGCTCTAAAG GTTGGACAGAAACGTGGAAGAACACCTGCACATCTGGACGCCGACGAACAACCTAAGAAGAAAATTAGATTGGGGAGCCCAGCAACTCAATGGATTTCAGTTTATAATGCTAGGCGGCCCATGAAGCAGAG ATACCATTATAATGTAGCTGATGCAAGGCTGCACCAGCATATAGAAAAAGGTAATCAAGATGGCTTGTATATCAGTTCTGTGGCTTCTTCAGCAAATTTCTGGGCTCTTATCATGGATGCTGGGACTGGGTTTTGTTCTCAAGTTTACGAGCTCTCACAAGTGTTTCTGCACAAG GAGTGGATTATGGAGCAGTGGGAGAAGAATTATTACATAACAGCAATTGCTGGAGCAACCAACGGAGGTTCCTTGGTTGTAATGTCCAAAG GAACTCCTTACACACAGCAGTCATACAAAGTCAGTGAATCATTTCCTTATAAGTGGATTAATAAAAAATGGAAAGAAGGCTATCATGTAACATCTATGGCTACTGCTGGGAATCGCTGGGGAGTGGTCATGTCCAGAAATTCGGGCTATGCTACTCAG GTTGTGGAGTTGGACTTTCTGTATCCTAGCGAAGGGATTCATCATCGATGGGAGACTGGTTACAGAATAACATCGACTGCAGCTACACCCGACCAAGCTGCTTTTATCTTGAGCATGCCGAAGAGGAAACCAATGGATGAGACGCAAGAAACTCTTCGGACTTCCGCCTTCCCCAGCAACCATGTAAAG GAAAAATGGGTGAAGAACCTATATATTTCCTCGATCTGCTATGGCCGAACTGTGTGCTGA
- the LOC112874305 gene encoding casein kinase 1-like protein HD16 isoform X2 produces the protein MDMLGSSLWDVWNSVGQAMSPHMVACIAVEAISILEKLHSKGFVHGDVKPENFLLGQPGSPDEKKLFLIDLGLASRWKEAASGKHVQYDQRPDVFRGTTRYASAHAHLGRNGSRRDDLESLAYTLIFLIRGRLPWQGYQGDNKSFLVCKKKMATSPEILCCFCPAPFKHFLEMVTNMKFDEEPNYLKLISLFDGLIEGPASRPIRIDGALKVGQKRGRTPAHLDADEQPKKKIRLGSPATQWISVYNARRPMKQRYHYNVADARLHQHIEKGNQDGLYISSVASSANFWALIMDAGTGFCSQVYELSQVFLHKEWIMEQWEKNYYITAIAGATNGGSLVVMSKGTPYTQQSYKVSESFPYKWINKKWKEGYHVTSMATAGNRWGVVMSRNSGYATQVVELDFLYPSEGIHHRWETGYRITSTAATPDQAAFILSMPKRKPMDETQETLRTSAFPSNHVKEKWVKNLYISSICYGRTVC, from the exons ATGGATATGCTTGGTTCTAGCCTCTGGGATGTTTGGAATTCTGTAGGACAGGC GATGTCTCCTCATATGGTTGCTTGTATTGCTGTTGAGGCCATATCAATTCTTGAGAAACTTCACTCAAAAGG CTTTGTACATGGCGATGTGAAACCAGAGAACTTTTTGCTTGGTCAGCCTGGATCACCTGATGAAAAGAAGCTTTTCCTGATTGATCTTGGTTTAG CATCCAGGTGGAAAGAAGCAGCATCTGGTAAGCATGTTCAGTATGATCAGAGGCCAGATGTCTTTAG GGGAACAACTAGATATGCTAGTGCCCATGCCCATTTAGGTCGTAATGGTAGTAGGAGGGATGATCTGGAGTCACTGGCATACACCCTTATTTTTTTGATAAGAGGAAGATTGCCTTGGCAAGGCTACCAG GGAGATAACAAGAGTTTTCTTGTTTGTAAGAAGAAAATGGCCACTTCTCCGGAGATACTGTGTTGCTTCTGTCCAGCTCCTTTCAAACATTTTCTTGAGATGGTCACCAATATGAAATTTGATGAAGAGCCAAATTACCTGAAGCTTATTTCTCTTTTTGATGGTTTGATAGAAGGGCCTGCTTCAAGGCCCATCAGAATTGATGGAGCTCTAAAG GTTGGACAGAAACGTGGAAGAACACCTGCACATCTGGACGCCGACGAACAACCTAAGAAGAAAATTAGATTGGGGAGCCCAGCAACTCAATGGATTTCAGTTTATAATGCTAGGCGGCCCATGAAGCAGAG ATACCATTATAATGTAGCTGATGCAAGGCTGCACCAGCATATAGAAAAAGGTAATCAAGATGGCTTGTATATCAGTTCTGTGGCTTCTTCAGCAAATTTCTGGGCTCTTATCATGGATGCTGGGACTGGGTTTTGTTCTCAAGTTTACGAGCTCTCACAAGTGTTTCTGCACAAG GAGTGGATTATGGAGCAGTGGGAGAAGAATTATTACATAACAGCAATTGCTGGAGCAACCAACGGAGGTTCCTTGGTTGTAATGTCCAAAG GAACTCCTTACACACAGCAGTCATACAAAGTCAGTGAATCATTTCCTTATAAGTGGATTAATAAAAAATGGAAAGAAGGCTATCATGTAACATCTATGGCTACTGCTGGGAATCGCTGGGGAGTGGTCATGTCCAGAAATTCGGGCTATGCTACTCAG GTTGTGGAGTTGGACTTTCTGTATCCTAGCGAAGGGATTCATCATCGATGGGAGACTGGTTACAGAATAACATCGACTGCAGCTACACCCGACCAAGCTGCTTTTATCTTGAGCATGCCGAAGAGGAAACCAATGGATGAGACGCAAGAAACTCTTCGGACTTCCGCCTTCCCCAGCAACCATGTAAAG GAAAAATGGGTGAAGAACCTATATATTTCCTCGATCTGCTATGGCCGAACTGTGTGCTGA